From Methanosarcina lacustris Z-7289, one genomic window encodes:
- a CDS encoding DUF1616 domain-containing protein, giving the protein MVGTRKFSSDLLLVAALVILTDIFVLTLPLSGSFIRIAFGLLMVLFLPGYALIAALFPAKNDLDGIERTALSFGLSIAIVPLIGLGLNYTPWGIRLIPILMSLSGFTLAMCGAAYYRRKQMPDNERFEVHFKTSALALRAEILENSETKIDKILTVILIFSILASVGTLVYVIMTPKEGERFTEFYILGPEGLADNYPTRYAPGENGTVIVGIVNHEYRTVNYSMEMRLENTSLDLPENLRYISLGHNATWEEPVKITLPFEGKDMKLEFLLFNETEKSVPYRDLHLWINVTKEA; this is encoded by the coding sequence ATGGTCGGAACCAGAAAATTTTCCTCGGACCTGCTGCTTGTTGCAGCTCTTGTAATCCTTACGGACATCTTCGTGCTTACACTTCCTCTCAGCGGCAGCTTCATCCGCATAGCCTTTGGTCTGCTAATGGTACTCTTTTTACCAGGATATGCCCTGATAGCTGCTCTTTTCCCCGCAAAAAACGATCTGGACGGAATTGAGAGGACAGCACTTTCTTTTGGGCTGAGCATTGCGATAGTGCCGCTGATAGGGCTTGGTCTTAACTACACTCCCTGGGGAATCAGGCTCATTCCTATCCTTATGAGCCTTTCAGGTTTTACCCTGGCAATGTGCGGAGCGGCATACTACAGAAGGAAACAGATGCCAGATAACGAGAGATTTGAAGTACATTTCAAAACTTCCGCACTTGCCCTAAGGGCTGAAATTCTGGAAAATTCTGAAACTAAGATCGACAAGATTCTTACGGTCATACTGATCTTTTCTATCCTTGCTTCAGTGGGGACCCTCGTGTATGTTATCATGACCCCGAAGGAGGGGGAGCGTTTCACGGAGTTCTATATCCTGGGACCTGAAGGCTTGGCAGATAATTATCCGACCCGGTACGCGCCCGGAGAGAACGGAACTGTTATCGTTGGGATAGTAAATCACGAGTACAGGACAGTGAACTACAGCATGGAGATGCGGCTCGAAAATACCTCCCTTGACCTTCCTGAAAACCTGAGATACATAAGCCTCGGCCACAACGCGACCTGGGAAGAGCCTGTGAAAATAACCCTACCCTTTGAAGGAAAGGATATGAAACTTGAATTCCTGCTCTTCAACGAAACCGAAAAAAGCGTACCTTACAGGGATCTGCACCTATGGATAAACGTCACGAAGGAGGCCTGA
- a CDS encoding NAD-dependent epimerase/dehydratase family protein: MPVKNKILVTGGAGFIGSNLVDRLLEKGNQVIVFDNLSSGKMEFIEHHLENPDFTLMKGDLLDREAIESACKGIDFVYHVAANPDVKLGTSDTKVHFDQNILATYNLLEAMRKGGTKRIVFTSTSTIYGEASIMPTPEDYGPLIPISLYGASKLACEAMITSYSHTFDIQAWIFRFANIVGPRSTHGITVDFIRKLKENPRRLEILGDGKQEKSYLHVSECVHAILFAIEKSKEEVNIFNIGSEDTISATGIGKVVVEEMGLSDVEFTYTGGSRGWKGDVPRMRLKIEKLKAMGWRPAYTSEKSIRDTVRTLLAGN; encoded by the coding sequence ATGCCCGTAAAAAATAAAATACTTGTAACTGGCGGAGCCGGCTTCATAGGGAGCAATCTTGTGGATCGCCTTCTGGAAAAAGGAAACCAGGTCATCGTTTTCGACAACCTGAGTTCCGGCAAGATGGAATTTATAGAACACCATCTTGAAAACCCTGATTTCACCCTGATGAAAGGAGACCTGCTCGACCGGGAAGCAATTGAAAGCGCCTGCAAAGGCATCGATTTCGTGTACCATGTGGCTGCAAACCCGGACGTCAAGCTGGGGACTTCAGATACGAAAGTCCATTTCGACCAGAACATTCTTGCAACGTATAATCTCCTCGAAGCCATGAGAAAAGGCGGTACAAAAAGAATTGTGTTTACTTCTACATCCACAATCTACGGGGAAGCAAGCATTATGCCTACTCCGGAGGACTACGGACCTCTTATCCCCATATCCCTCTACGGCGCCTCCAAACTCGCATGTGAGGCCATGATTACTTCGTACTCTCACACCTTTGATATCCAGGCATGGATTTTCAGATTTGCAAACATCGTCGGCCCCCGCAGCACTCATGGAATTACAGTTGATTTCATAAGGAAGCTGAAGGAAAATCCCCGCAGGCTCGAGATTCTTGGGGACGGAAAGCAGGAAAAATCCTATCTCCATGTATCGGAATGTGTTCATGCGATCCTATTTGCAATAGAGAAAAGCAAAGAAGAGGTAAATATATTCAATATCGGATCCGAAGACACTATCAGTGCTACAGGGATAGGAAAAGTCGTTGTGGAAGAAATGGGGCTTTCTGACGTAGAGTTCACATATACGGGAGGAAGCAGAGGCTGGAAAGGCGATGTACCAAGGATGAGACTCAAAATTGAAAAATTAAAAGCCATGGGATGGAGACCGGCCTACACCTCGGAGAAAAGCATAAGGGATACAGTAAGGACACTGCTCGCCGGAAACTAA
- a CDS encoding glycosyltransferase family 4 protein: MVKKISKIFLVYYSSFTTKSGSNIHILELFRNLKKYTDVVFFAPGQKGADHGFSGIKYVPVIDNKYLVQPSYEFILSFYLLYSCIINRPEILYIRQNSFPFFPIALCKLLGISSIVEVNGLVMDELEVSPDSKSFAYRVFSYLALRSERFNYRYCDRIVSVTDKLKDELVRLYSIPAEKVLVINNGANTDIFKPIDQKQARAKLGLDDSKKYVCFVGHLAAWQGVEFLIHSAPFILEKCPEVRFLIVGDGVMRVKLLEITSKMGLSDKITFTGRVPYENVPVYINAADVCVAPFIMERNSKIGLSALKTYEYLACGKPIVASSISGVKDLIDLSGGGISVPPEDPGELANAVVKLISDEKTRTTMGEQGRKYVVKNHSWDGVARKILDICHEII; this comes from the coding sequence ATGGTTAAAAAAATAAGTAAAATTTTCCTGGTCTATTACAGTTCTTTCACCACAAAATCAGGTTCGAATATACACATCCTCGAACTCTTTAGAAATTTGAAAAAATACACGGATGTAGTTTTTTTCGCGCCAGGTCAGAAAGGAGCAGATCACGGTTTTTCCGGAATAAAGTATGTGCCTGTGATAGATAATAAGTACCTTGTACAGCCTTCTTACGAGTTCATACTATCCTTTTATCTTCTTTACTCATGCATAATAAACAGGCCGGAAATACTTTATATCCGTCAGAACTCTTTTCCGTTCTTCCCCATTGCCCTATGCAAACTTCTCGGTATTTCGTCCATAGTCGAGGTTAACGGGCTGGTTATGGACGAACTCGAGGTAAGCCCGGACTCGAAATCCTTTGCATACAGGGTTTTTTCCTATCTGGCACTCCGTTCTGAGAGGTTCAATTACAGATACTGCGACAGAATAGTTTCCGTGACCGATAAGCTGAAAGACGAACTTGTGAGGTTATACTCGATCCCTGCAGAAAAAGTTCTTGTAATTAACAACGGGGCAAATACCGACATTTTCAAACCTATTGACCAGAAACAGGCAAGGGCGAAACTCGGGCTTGATGATTCAAAGAAGTATGTATGTTTTGTAGGACACCTTGCAGCCTGGCAAGGAGTTGAGTTTCTTATCCATTCCGCTCCCTTTATCCTGGAAAAATGTCCTGAGGTTCGTTTCCTTATAGTTGGGGATGGGGTCATGAGGGTCAAACTGCTGGAAATAACTTCAAAGATGGGGCTTTCGGACAAAATCACTTTCACTGGAAGGGTTCCCTATGAAAATGTCCCTGTATACATTAATGCAGCTGATGTCTGCGTTGCTCCTTTTATAATGGAACGAAACTCAAAGATAGGGCTCTCTGCCTTAAAAACATACGAATACCTTGCATGTGGAAAACCTATTGTAGCAAGCAGTATCTCGGGTGTGAAAGACCTGATCGATCTTTCTGGAGGCGGAATTTCAGTACCTCCTGAGGACCCAGGGGAACTCGCTAATGCTGTGGTGAAGCTAATTTCCGATGAAAAGACCCGGACTACCATGGGAGAACAGGGTCGCAAATATGTTGTTAAAAATCACAGTTGGGACGGAGTTGCAAGAAAGATTCTTGATATATGTCATGAAATTATTTGA
- a CDS encoding flippase, translating to MSYQKFARDVGSIGVVQILTSLSTFFLLPIITKTLGAYDYGLWAQINITVSLISSLALMGLSMSFVRFLSAETDKKIIREAVYSILFFVTVSGFLASLLLYVFAEPLATFGFNDPGATYFVQAGSLLILLNVIESVSLFYFRIFRQIKKFSHLTLVETFGKLLFILIFLKMGYGLLGVITATLMVQSLIFLIAFITIVSQIGFVIPRFTYIREYLKFSLPLTPNALIRWVTESSDRYMVAFYLGLGSVGVYSAACSIGNLIQLFVSPLQLILLPELSKLFDENRMDEVRIYMSHSLRYFLIISIPSVFGLSALAKPLLGVLTTQDFVSGWFVIPIIAFAGLLAGIFQIFVNTMFLVKDTKSTTYINILAAVLNVLINLILIPSVGIIGAAISTLVAYFVMAVLCMRMSLKQFKLDIYFMDIAKSVLSSMAMYFFVSSFAISGILELFEAMGAGTVIYLVVMLLVGGFTDHEMSIIKRYLLRAKVNPNSK from the coding sequence ATGTCATATCAAAAATTTGCAAGGGACGTAGGCTCTATCGGGGTAGTTCAAATACTTACAAGCCTGAGTACCTTCTTTTTACTTCCAATTATCACAAAAACCCTCGGAGCATATGATTACGGACTCTGGGCACAGATCAATATTACAGTATCTTTAATCTCTTCTCTTGCACTGATGGGGCTTTCGATGAGTTTCGTCAGATTTTTATCTGCCGAAACCGATAAGAAAATAATAAGGGAAGCAGTATATTCGATCCTTTTTTTTGTTACAGTATCAGGTTTTCTGGCTTCACTCTTATTATACGTATTTGCAGAACCACTTGCGACTTTCGGTTTTAATGACCCCGGAGCAACTTATTTTGTTCAGGCAGGTTCCCTTTTAATTCTTCTGAACGTTATTGAATCCGTATCCCTATTTTATTTCAGGATTTTCAGGCAAATTAAGAAATTCTCTCACCTTACTCTTGTTGAAACCTTTGGAAAACTGTTATTTATACTGATTTTCCTTAAAATGGGATACGGGCTTCTTGGAGTAATAACCGCCACGTTAATGGTTCAGAGTCTTATTTTTTTAATTGCCTTTATTACCATAGTTTCACAGATAGGGTTTGTTATCCCGCGGTTTACTTACATCAGAGAGTACCTGAAGTTTTCTCTGCCGTTAACTCCAAACGCACTTATTAGATGGGTTACGGAATCAAGTGACAGGTATATGGTTGCTTTTTATCTTGGTCTCGGCAGTGTCGGCGTCTATTCTGCGGCGTGTTCAATTGGGAACCTTATCCAGCTTTTTGTAAGCCCTCTTCAGCTGATTCTCCTTCCCGAGCTTTCAAAGCTGTTTGATGAGAATAGGATGGATGAGGTAAGAATCTACATGTCACATTCTCTCAGATACTTCCTTATTATCTCCATCCCCTCAGTTTTTGGACTTTCAGCCCTTGCGAAGCCTTTACTTGGGGTTCTTACTACCCAGGATTTCGTATCTGGCTGGTTTGTAATCCCTATCATTGCTTTTGCCGGGCTTCTGGCAGGAATATTCCAGATTTTTGTCAACACAATGTTCCTTGTAAAAGATACAAAGTCTACTACCTATATCAATATCCTTGCCGCTGTCTTAAACGTGCTAATTAATCTCATTCTCATACCGTCAGTCGGCATTATCGGAGCTGCTATTTCAACTCTTGTAGCCTACTTTGTAATGGCTGTACTTTGCATGCGAATGTCCCTTAAACAGTTTAAACTTGATATTTATTTTATGGACATTGCAAAAAGTGTTTTGTCATCAATGGCTATGTACTTCTTTGTTTCCAGCTTTGCCATCTCAGGTATACTTGAGCTTTTCGAAGCAATGGGAGCAGGCACGGTTATTTATTTGGTTGTGATGTTGCTGGTGGGCGGGTTTACTGACCATGAAATGTCTATAATAAAAAGATATTTGCTCAGGGCAAAGGTGAACCCGAACAGCAAATAA
- the gmd gene encoding GDP-mannose 4,6-dehydratase, whose product MSKVALITGITGQDGAYLAELLLEKGYVVHGIKRRSSSFNTARIDHLYRDPHERNVNFFMHYGDLTDSTNLIRIIQEVQPDEIYNLAAQSHVQVSFETPEYTANSDGLGTLRLLEAIRILGLEKKTKFYQASTSELYGKVQEIPQKETTPFYPRSPYAAAKLYAYWITINYREAYGIFACNGILFNHESPSRGETFVTRKITMAAAKIKYGMQERLYLGNLDAKRDWGFAKDYVEAMWLMLQQETPDDYVIATGETHSVREFTELTFKELGIDVIWQGKGVEEVGIDATTGEIIVEIDPGYYRPTEVELLIGDPSKAREKLGWEPKVKMEELVKIMIKSDEEEVLKNYPSEKLAACQELEENLAENPKLNLKSL is encoded by the coding sequence TTGTCCAAAGTTGCATTAATAACAGGAATTACAGGACAGGATGGAGCATATCTAGCCGAGTTATTACTTGAGAAAGGATACGTTGTGCATGGAATCAAAAGAAGGTCTTCTTCATTTAATACTGCAAGAATAGACCACCTTTACAGGGATCCCCACGAAAGGAACGTAAACTTCTTCATGCACTACGGAGACCTGACCGATTCTACTAATCTTATCCGCATCATCCAGGAGGTCCAGCCAGACGAGATCTACAATCTTGCAGCCCAGAGCCATGTACAGGTTTCTTTTGAGACCCCGGAATATACGGCAAATTCTGACGGACTTGGAACCCTCAGGCTGCTTGAAGCAATCCGCATCCTCGGCCTTGAAAAGAAAACGAAATTCTACCAGGCTTCTACCAGCGAACTTTACGGAAAGGTCCAGGAAATCCCCCAGAAAGAAACCACTCCTTTTTACCCGAGGAGCCCCTATGCAGCAGCCAAGCTGTATGCTTACTGGATCACAATAAACTACCGGGAAGCCTACGGGATTTTCGCATGCAACGGTATTCTCTTCAACCATGAATCCCCGAGCCGCGGCGAAACCTTCGTTACAAGAAAAATCACAATGGCTGCTGCAAAGATAAAGTACGGCATGCAGGAAAGGCTTTACCTTGGAAACCTTGATGCAAAAAGGGACTGGGGCTTTGCAAAAGACTACGTAGAAGCCATGTGGCTGATGCTCCAGCAGGAAACCCCTGACGATTATGTGATAGCAACAGGCGAAACCCATTCAGTCCGGGAATTTACGGAACTTACATTCAAGGAGCTAGGAATAGATGTAATCTGGCAGGGAAAAGGCGTAGAAGAAGTAGGAATCGACGCCACTACAGGCGAAATCATAGTTGAAATAGACCCTGGATATTACAGACCAACTGAAGTAGAACTCCTTATCGGCGACCCCTCAAAAGCCAGAGAAAAACTTGGCTGGGAACCAAAAGTCAAAATGGAAGAGCTGGTAAAAATAATGATAAAATCCGATGAGGAAGAAGTCCTGAAAAACTACCCCTCTGAAAAATTAGCAGCCTGCCAGGAACTTGAAGAAAACCTGGCTGAAAACCCGAAATTAAATTTGAAGAGCTTATAA
- a CDS encoding glycosyltransferase, with product MRVLEVCQEFPNRYYPQLGTFIKQSIDSIADQGVDVTVISPKAFVLPFSAFPYHNFSKLPRIEHTEKYDLHYPRYIYAIPKKYFYPITGVSYAHFVSRYAIKNIKPEPDLIHAHFSYPDGYGMMKLAKKWKVPLVISALGTIERKIAYEGTYTSKQIIETMNFADKVLSVSDDLKTHIVNLGIDESKVHVVPNGVDTEIFKPAGKEQARDILNLPKEKKIVLFIGALRIIKGVDYLIEAAKSFVDTNTDLYMVGRDDGLRKSLEKRAEELKIAGSIKFTGPVNHEDIPLWISASDMLVLPSLSEGRPNVVLEALSCEVPVVATDVGGIPELMVDGETGYLVPAKNPVELSKKINKLLEDESRREMMGKFGRKSIIQRGLTWEAHAKKTVDIYSELLSKSPK from the coding sequence ATGAGAGTATTGGAAGTATGTCAGGAGTTTCCTAACAGGTATTACCCTCAACTTGGAACTTTTATAAAGCAGAGCATAGATTCAATCGCAGACCAGGGAGTAGACGTGACAGTTATTTCTCCAAAAGCTTTCGTGCTTCCTTTTTCTGCATTTCCGTATCATAATTTTTCAAAATTGCCCAGGATTGAGCACACCGAAAAATATGATCTTCACTATCCACGTTATATCTATGCTATTCCCAAAAAGTATTTTTACCCCATAACCGGCGTTTCGTATGCCCATTTCGTTTCCAGGTACGCCATAAAAAACATAAAACCAGAACCTGATCTGATCCATGCACATTTTTCATATCCTGATGGATATGGGATGATGAAGCTTGCAAAGAAATGGAAAGTTCCCCTTGTAATAAGTGCTCTTGGAACGATAGAAAGAAAGATTGCCTATGAAGGGACCTATACTTCAAAACAGATTATAGAAACCATGAATTTTGCAGATAAAGTCCTTTCTGTCAGTGACGACCTCAAGACCCATATAGTGAATCTCGGGATAGACGAAAGTAAAGTACATGTGGTCCCTAACGGCGTTGATACGGAGATATTCAAGCCTGCAGGAAAAGAACAGGCAAGAGATATTTTAAACCTGCCTAAGGAAAAGAAAATTGTCCTGTTTATAGGTGCCCTGAGAATAATAAAAGGCGTAGATTACCTTATTGAAGCTGCAAAAAGTTTTGTGGATACGAACACGGACCTCTATATGGTAGGCAGGGACGACGGGCTTAGGAAAAGTCTGGAAAAAAGGGCAGAAGAACTCAAAATTGCCGGCTCCATCAAATTTACGGGACCTGTAAACCATGAGGATATTCCCCTCTGGATTTCAGCATCAGATATGCTGGTACTGCCTTCTCTCTCAGAGGGAAGGCCAAATGTCGTGCTTGAAGCTCTTTCCTGTGAAGTTCCCGTCGTGGCGACTGATGTAGGAGGAATTCCGGAACTGATGGTTGATGGGGAAACAGGCTATCTGGTTCCTGCAAAAAATCCCGTTGAACTATCAAAAAAAATAAATAAGTTACTTGAAGACGAAAGCAGAAGAGAAATGATGGGGAAATTCGGGCGCAAAAGCATAATCCAGCGGGGACTTACATGGGAAGCCCATGCAAAGAAGACTGTAGACATATACTCAGAGCTTCTATCGAAGTCCCCAAAATAA
- a CDS encoding disaggregatase related repeat-containing protein: protein MLKRELGVLFLIGCFILSSVPMASCRTSAPMIYVAGDGSGDYNCDGKDDHVQINQALKFVADNSAYTTVHLKGPFTYVIDNSLLIGSNTILEGDSNAVLKLVDHAGWATMVPLINQMSSSGISNVTIRGFEVDVNHDGNAELAKGKGYYNIVYFLYSSDVTVHDMYMHDGHGDGLRMKYSKNIKFYNNTVYKLGHDGMFAIECSNVEAWNNTVTCRTNSALRVWNSNNVKFHDNFIDSFYDWSAGGPGIQVERSKGDMNNIEIYDNVITNTYGPGIWLIGTAGAYDKSLSSVYIHHNIFSGSGTNPSVEWVGGVLGSGIHNVLIENNVFDGVHNAAVVNMYSTDTNAGPSGTGFTTTVRNNIIVNTVPRTKNAAGTGYGVINRLTSSHIIVLENNCLYNNIAGNYKNVKSTTDIYVDPLFADPSSYDYHIKSIAGRCNGDTWVTDSVSSQCIDAGSVSSDYSNEPEDNGDRINLGVFGNTKYASKSGKPIIDNKAPVINSIPNVSVEAGKSLTFTVSGSDADGDSLAYSAFGTPSGATFDSKSGIFSWTPTVGQEGTYSVTFEVSDGKLKDSATAAISVVKQGNPFPVAGEIYDNRLREASPSTVYQSSSYIDVGGMSSGRYRNVMWFDLSEYTSSTEVSNAILSLYWYYPAGSSRPQNTVIEVYRPASAWDQSYVSWSKRNSGIAWKNVGGDWYDKNGVSQGSTPYATITLKGSTLPDNKYHELNVTDLVKEYTSGKYENTGILIKARSESNNYIAFYSTECGTESKEPKLKITAKAPTVIVPVVTVNVTVTGAEDNRLREASPSIVYQSSPYIDVGGMSSGKYRDVMWFNLSKYTGSTNVNNATLSLYWYYPAGSTRPEDTVIEVYRPASAWDSNYVSWNQRNSGIAWKNAGGDWYDKNGVSQGSTPYATITLKGSTLPDNKYHELNVTDLVKEYTSGKYKNTGILIKARSESNNYIAFYSIECGTESKVPKLQLVYS, encoded by the coding sequence ATGCTAAAGCGAGAATTGGGAGTCCTCTTTCTTATAGGGTGCTTTATACTTTCAAGTGTTCCTATGGCTTCATGTAGGACTTCGGCACCTATGATTTATGTTGCGGGAGATGGGAGTGGGGACTATAACTGTGACGGAAAAGATGACCATGTACAGATAAACCAGGCCCTTAAATTCGTGGCAGATAACTCTGCTTATACAACTGTCCACCTCAAAGGACCTTTCACATATGTTATTGATAATTCTCTTCTGATTGGAAGCAACACTATTCTTGAAGGAGATTCAAATGCTGTGCTCAAGCTGGTTGATCACGCAGGTTGGGCTACTATGGTACCCCTTATCAATCAGATGAGCAGTTCAGGGATTTCCAATGTAACGATAAGAGGTTTCGAAGTTGATGTCAATCACGATGGTAATGCTGAGCTTGCCAAGGGTAAAGGTTACTACAATATAGTTTACTTCCTCTATTCCAGCGATGTAACAGTACATGATATGTATATGCACGATGGACACGGGGACGGGCTCAGGATGAAATATAGTAAGAATATCAAATTTTATAACAACACTGTTTATAAACTCGGACACGACGGTATGTTTGCAATCGAATGCTCGAATGTAGAAGCCTGGAACAACACTGTAACCTGCAGGACTAACAGTGCTCTGAGGGTCTGGAACTCAAATAATGTAAAGTTCCATGATAACTTCATTGATTCATTTTATGACTGGAGTGCAGGAGGCCCGGGTATTCAGGTTGAGAGGTCAAAAGGTGATATGAATAATATTGAGATCTACGATAATGTAATTACAAACACCTACGGACCAGGTATCTGGCTTATCGGAACGGCGGGGGCATATGATAAAAGTTTGTCAAGTGTATATATTCACCACAATATCTTCTCTGGTTCCGGTACCAATCCTAGCGTCGAGTGGGTTGGTGGGGTTTTAGGTAGTGGAATCCATAATGTCCTGATTGAAAATAACGTATTTGATGGAGTTCATAACGCGGCAGTTGTAAATATGTATTCGACTGACACAAACGCCGGACCCTCAGGAACAGGATTCACGACCACTGTCCGTAATAACATAATCGTAAACACCGTGCCACGCACGAAAAACGCTGCCGGGACCGGATACGGTGTGATTAATCGCCTTACCAGCTCCCACATCATTGTGCTGGAGAACAATTGTCTCTACAACAACATAGCCGGGAACTATAAAAATGTTAAATCAACAACAGATATCTATGTAGATCCTCTCTTTGCAGATCCGAGTTCATATGATTACCATATCAAATCAATAGCAGGTCGTTGTAATGGGGATACATGGGTAACGGATAGCGTGAGTTCTCAATGCATTGATGCAGGATCAGTTTCCTCTGATTACTCAAATGAGCCTGAAGACAATGGTGACAGGATTAATCTAGGGGTATTCGGGAACACTAAGTATGCTTCTAAATCAGGAAAACCAATAATAGATAATAAGGCTCCTGTGATAAATTCTATCCCGAATGTTAGTGTTGAGGCTGGAAAAAGCCTGACCTTTACAGTGAGCGGCTCGGACGCAGACGGAGACAGTCTCGCATATTCTGCTTTCGGCACCCCCTCAGGTGCGACTTTTGACAGCAAGTCAGGAATTTTCAGCTGGACTCCGACTGTCGGACAGGAGGGGACGTACAGCGTAACCTTTGAGGTAAGCGATGGAAAACTGAAGGATTCGGCTACAGCAGCTATAAGCGTTGTCAAGCAGGGAAATCCCTTTCCCGTAGCAGGAGAAATCTACGATAACCGCCTGCGTGAAGCTTCTCCTTCCACAGTCTACCAGAGTTCGTCTTATATTGACGTTGGTGGAATGAGTAGTGGTAGGTACAGGAATGTAATGTGGTTTGACCTGAGCGAGTACACCAGCTCTACTGAAGTTAGTAATGCAATCCTTTCTCTCTACTGGTATTATCCTGCAGGGAGTTCAAGGCCTCAAAATACCGTAATTGAGGTTTACAGGCCTGCTTCTGCCTGGGACCAAAGTTACGTAAGCTGGAGTAAAAGGAACAGTGGTATTGCATGGAAAAATGTTGGAGGGGACTGGTACGATAAAAATGGTGTTTCTCAGGGCAGCACTCCATATGCTACAATTACCCTTAAAGGAAGTACTCTTCCTGACAACAAGTACCATGAGCTGAACGTAACCGATCTCGTAAAAGAGTACACGAGTGGAAAGTATGAAAATACGGGAATCCTGATCAAAGCCCGTAGTGAAAGCAACAATTACATTGCATTCTACAGCACTGAATGCGGAACCGAAAGTAAGGAGCCAAAGCTAAAAATAACAGCTAAAGCGCCCACGGTTATTGTACCTGTAGTGACTGTAAATGTAACTGTTACTGGTGCAGAGGATAACCGCCTGCGTGAAGCTTCTCCTTCCATAGTCTACCAGAGTTCGCCTTATATTGACGTCGGTGGAATGAGTAGTGGCAAGTACAGGGATGTAATGTGGTTTAACCTGAGCAAGTACACCGGTTCTACAAATGTTAATAATGCGACCCTTTCTCTCTACTGGTATTATCCTGCAGGGAGCACAAGACCGGAAGATACTGTAATTGAGGTTTACAGGCCTGCTTCTGCCTGGGACTCAAACTATGTAAGCTGGAATCAGAGGAACAGCGGTATTGCATGGAAAAATGCCGGAGGAGACTGGTACGATAAAAATGGTGTTTCTCAGGGCAGCACTCCATATGCTACAATTACCCTTAAAGGAAGTACTCTTCCTGACAACAAGTACCATGAGTTGAACGTAACCGATCTCGTAAAAGAGTACACGAGTGGAAAGTATAAAAATACGGGAATCCTGATCAAAGCCCGTAGTGAAAGCAACAACTACATTGCATTCTACAGCATTGAATGCGGAACCGAAAGTAAGGTGCCAAAACTTCAACTTGTATACAGCTAA
- a CDS encoding CPBP family intramembrane glutamic endopeptidase — protein MENPELPAENKENVSYWGTENQGLVSLFEEKKASYETEKQGTAESGNLDIRDKDIYVGIPILTIAFAEMLIYSGRIKEAVWLYLFILMGLSLSITLLKNEEVRKTYQALMLLPLLRLVSISMPVFFDTTLYSFVFIYATLAVPVAIAAVYQHLTLEEMGITFRRIWLYFPLSVLIGAVLGVGEYMVIRTDYLIPDLSPLNLLKLTVVMVFFVGLVEEVIFRSFIQTRLNKIFGAWEGILLSSMLFGIMHSGYGTSYEVLYTSFVGVIIGYMFYKTRSLPLITLVQGFINVFLFGIIPHLGPGLGLF, from the coding sequence ATGGAAAATCCGGAACTTCCGGCTGAGAATAAGGAAAATGTAAGCTACTGGGGAACTGAAAATCAGGGCCTTGTCAGCCTGTTTGAAGAAAAAAAAGCATCCTATGAAACGGAAAAGCAGGGAACTGCCGAATCAGGAAACCTGGATATAAGGGATAAGGATATTTATGTAGGAATACCCATTCTTACCATTGCTTTTGCAGAAATGCTAATCTATTCCGGGAGAATAAAAGAAGCCGTCTGGTTGTACCTGTTTATCCTGATGGGACTCTCCCTTTCCATTACACTTCTGAAAAATGAAGAAGTCCGCAAGACTTACCAGGCTTTGATGCTTCTACCACTTCTCCGCCTGGTTAGCATCTCAATGCCTGTCTTCTTTGATACAACCCTTTACTCTTTCGTTTTCATTTATGCCACCCTCGCAGTCCCTGTAGCGATTGCTGCTGTCTACCAGCATTTGACACTTGAAGAGATGGGTATAACTTTCAGGAGGATATGGCTTTATTTTCCACTTTCGGTCCTGATAGGTGCCGTGCTGGGAGTGGGAGAATACATGGTCATCCGGACAGACTACCTTATCCCCGACCTCTCTCCCCTGAACCTCTTAAAACTAACAGTGGTTATGGTCTTCTTTGTGGGGCTTGTAGAAGAAGTAATATTCAGGTCGTTTATCCAGACAAGACTTAATAAGATCTTCGGAGCATGGGAAGGAATACTGCTTTCAAGCATGCTTTTCGGGATCATGCACTCCGGTTATGGGACTTCCTACGAAGTATTATACACCTCTTTTGTAGGGGTTATCATAGGTTATATGTTCTACAAAACCCGAAGTCTGCCGCTGATCACATTGGTTCAGGGCTTCATAAATGTATTTTTGTTTGGGATTATCCCCCACCTAGGCCCCGGACTTGGGCTTTTTTGA